TGCGCGCCTGGACTTTGCTCCAGGCACCAGTGCGCTCAGCAACGGGACGGCCCTGGCGGCCTTGCGTAAAGACCTGCTGGCGGCTGCCGGCGACGATTCCCGCTGCGCTGAAGCGGCGAGCGATGTCATGCGTTGGGGTGGGGTCACGGCGCACAACGTGGACTGGTTGCAGACAAACAAGGTTGGGCTGGCCGGTCTGCTGCAAACCGTCGTGGCAGCGCTGGACGCCGGTGATGAGCGTGCACCGGTGTTGCGTTCCGACCACTTGCGCTTCAACGCCGGGATGACCAAGGTGTATTCCCTGCTGTGCAAGGACTTCATTATCTACGACAGCCGCGTGGCCGCAGGCCTGGGCTGGTTGGTGGTGAAATACTGTCATGCACACGACCTGGTAAAAGTACCGCCGGCCCTGTGCTTCCCCTGGGCCAACGCCAAGGAAGACAAGGATGCCCTCGCGCCAAAACGCCGCAATCCCGGTGGCGAGGGGTTCAAGTTCACGGGTTTGCGCTCCGGGCACCACCATGCCATGTGGAACCTGCGCGCCAGCTGGTTGCTCAGTGCCGTGCTCAAGCATCCTGACGCTGCCGGCAGCCGCTTCCAGCAGGTGGCGGCGCCGAATGATCCATTGCGTGCCATGGAGGCGGCGCTGTTTATGATTGGCTATGACCTGGGCCAGGAAGCCGAGGCGCCATACCAGGAATACAGCGCCGAGTTTGCCGAGAAGATCCTAGCGGCTGCCCGTGGGAATTTTGTCGAGGTCAGTGCCGATGACCTGATTGCGCAGTTGGATGACATGCTGGCCAAGGCACGGGTGCCAGGCTAGCAATAGCATCTTTAGGCCGGTCTATTTTTGGCTGAGTGCCGCTACCGAAAGCCCGGACGCGACGAAGGTCAGTCCGGCGCCTACATTCAGGCCATTGACCACTTTTGGCTTGCGCTGCAGCCAGGTCGACAGCCGCGTCGCAAAAATCCCCATGAGCGCAAAGCCCAGTGCGGTCAACGCGGCGAACCAGGCACCGTAGACCATCATTTGCACGGTGACCGAGCCCAATGACGGGTTGACGAACTGTGGGATGAATGCGAGCACAAACAACCCCGGCTTGGGGTTCAGCGCCGCCGACAGGAAGCCAGTGAGGAAGATGCTTTTGAGCGGTTGCCGCGCCGCCGGCTTGAAGTTGATCAGGCTGCGCGAACGCAGGACCTTGATGCCCAGCCACAACAGGTAGCTGGCGCCGATGACTTTGACTACCCAGAAGGCCACGGCGGACGTCTGCATCAACAGGGTCAAGCCCAGCGATGCCGTCGCCACGTGAAACAGAATCCCGGTGCCCGACGCGATACCCGAAATGGCTGCGGCCATACGCCCCTGGCTCAGGCCCCTGGCGATTGCCAGCAGGTTGTCCGGTCCCGGGGAGAGCACCAGCAACAGGCAGGCAGCGGTATAAGTCAGCCAGATATCCAGTGGGAACATAACGACAGTCCTTTCGTCAACGGTTGTAGTCCGCCATGGTGTTCCAATCAGGCAACCCTGATCAAGCTCAATCCAGTTGCCTGGGAGCCGGGAATGCCGGCTCCCACCTTCAAACAGCGGGGATCAAGGCAGTGCGTAGGCGATTACGTAGTCGCCACGGTCGGTGGACTGGCGCGCGCCACCGGCCGTGATGACCACATATTGCTTGCCGGTCTTGGGCGACACGTAAGTCATCGGCCCACCCTGGCTGCCCACGGGCAGTCGGGCTTTCCAGGCTTCTTCGCCATTGGCGCTGTTGAAGGCGCGCAGGTAGAAGTCCTGGGTGCCGGCGATAAACACCAGGCCGCCCTGGGTGGACAGGGTACCGCCCAGGGTCGGCAGGCCAACCTTGATCGGCAGGTGCATGCGAATGCCCAGCGGGCCGGTGTCTTCAACCGTGCCAACGGGTACTTGCCAGGCAATTTTCTGGGTTTTCATGTCGATGGCGGTCAAGGTACCGAACGGCGGTGCCTGGCACGGAATACCGGCCACCGACAGGAAGCGGTTTTTGTTCACGGCGTAAGGCGTGCCCTTGAGGGGGACCGCGCCCATCCCGGTGTTCAGCGCTTCGCCACCGGAGGAGGCCTGGGCCTTGTTCTGCGACGGGGTCATCTGGATCCACAGGCCCAGGCGCATATCGTTGACGAAGATAAAGCCATGCACCGGGTCGGTGGAAATGCTGCCCCAGTTCATACCGCCCAGGGAGCCCGGGAAACTCAGTGACTTATCGGTACCCGGTGCGGTGTACAAGCCTTCGTAGCGCATGCTTTTGAAGTCGATGCGGCACAGCAACTGGTCATAGGGGGTTGCGCCCCACATGTCCGATTCGCTCAGGGTCTGCGCACCGATCTGCGGCATGCCCACGGACCTTGGCTGGGTGGGGGAGTACGGCTCATTGGGAATATTGGCCGCCTTGACGGGCACTTCTTCCACTGCGGTCAGCGGTTTGCCAGTGGCGCGGTCCAGGACATAGATCTGCCCGGCCTTGGTGCCGATCACCACGGCCGGTACGGTTTTGCCGTCGGCCAGGGTGAAGTCGATCAGGCTGGGTTGCATGGGCAGGTCGAAGTCCCAGAGGTCGTTGTGCACGGTCTGGTACACCCACTTTTCTTCACCGGTGGAGGCGTCCAGCGCCAGTACGGAGGCGCCGTATTTGTGGTTGAGCTGGGTGCGTTCGACACCATAGATATCGGTGGACGAGCTGCCCATCGGCAGGAATACAGTATTCATCAGTGGGTCATAGGACATCGGCGCCCAGCTGTTGGGGGTGCTGCGCACATACGTGCTGTCTGCGGCTGGCGCCTGCTTGTCTTCAGGGTTGCCTGGGTCGAACGCCCAGCGCATCTGCCCACTGATCACATCAAAACCGCGGATCACGCCGCCCGGCATATCGGTCTGGACGTTATCGGCGACGCGCCCGCCAAC
The Pseudomonas hygromyciniae genome window above contains:
- a CDS encoding glucose/quinate/shikimate family membrane-bound PQQ-dependent dehydrogenase; the protein is MKHTPRATGASRFLLLGLGVIIVLLGVALAVGGAKLLSLGGSGYFLVGGVAMAIAGLLIAQRKPAGAWLFAAFLLGTAVWAVLDVGLVFWPLFSRLFMFAVIGLAVALVYPWLAPDAGRGAYGVAGVLAVALAVAAGNMFVAHPSVAPNGDGPGLTPVAPAQAQKDWAHYGNTEGGSRFAALDQINRSNVDKLKVAWTYRTGDVAISDGNGAEDQLTPLQIGNKVFICTPHNNLIALDADTGKELWKNNINAQSAVWQRCRGMAYFDASAPIAQPTQANSSPIIAVSVPAGAQCQRRLLTNTIDARLIAVDADTGEFCEGFGNHGQVDLKAGLGNVPDSYYQLSSAPLIAGTTVVVGGRVADNVQTDMPGGVIRGFDVISGQMRWAFDPGNPEDKQAPAADSTYVRSTPNSWAPMSYDPLMNTVFLPMGSSSTDIYGVERTQLNHKYGASVLALDASTGEEKWVYQTVHNDLWDFDLPMQPSLIDFTLADGKTVPAVVIGTKAGQIYVLDRATGKPLTAVEEVPVKAANIPNEPYSPTQPRSVGMPQIGAQTLSESDMWGATPYDQLLCRIDFKSMRYEGLYTAPGTDKSLSFPGSLGGMNWGSISTDPVHGFIFVNDMRLGLWIQMTPSQNKAQASSGGEALNTGMGAVPLKGTPYAVNKNRFLSVAGIPCQAPPFGTLTAIDMKTQKIAWQVPVGTVEDTGPLGIRMHLPIKVGLPTLGGTLSTQGGLVFIAGTQDFYLRAFNSANGEEAWKARLPVGSQGGPMTYVSPKTGKQYVVITAGGARQSTDRGDYVIAYALP
- a CDS encoding LysE family translocator, coding for MFPLDIWLTYTAACLLLVLSPGPDNLLAIARGLSQGRMAAAISGIASGTGILFHVATASLGLTLLMQTSAVAFWVVKVIGASYLLWLGIKVLRSRSLINFKPAARQPLKSIFLTGFLSAALNPKPGLFVLAFIPQFVNPSLGSVTVQMMVYGAWFAALTALGFALMGIFATRLSTWLQRKPKVVNGLNVGAGLTFVASGLSVAALSQK